ACCCAGGCCGGCGCACAACCGGGCTATGATCCGGAGCTTTGGTGCTGCCGCTGCGGGAGAGAAGCTTGAACGATCGTCATATGTTGCTGGCCGGTGCGGCCAATATGTTCATTGCGGTGGGCGCCGGCGCGTTCGGCGCGCATGGGCTTAAAACGGTGCTGACGCCTGACATGCTGGCGATCTGGCAAACCGGCGTCACCTACCAGGCCAGCCACGGTCTGGGCCTGTTGTTGCTCAGCGCATTGTGGACGCGCTTTTCCGTGACGTTGCTGTCTCGCGCCGCGTTGCTCATGCTGCTGGGCGTGGTGCTGTTCAGTGGCAGTCTTTACGCCCTGGCGCTGACCGGTATCCGGCCGCTGGGTGCGATCACTCCCTTTGGTGGCCTGTGCTTTTTGCTGGCTTGGGCCACGCTGGTGATGGCGGGCTGGCGGCGGCGCGGCTGATCTTCGCTTTGCTGGCGTTGACCGGTTTTGCGCCAGCGGGCTCACGCCATTTGCATAATCAGTCACCTCTTTTTGCGCAAGGCGAGACTGATGAGCACAACCCCGTTTGATGGTGCCTGGCAACTGGTGTCCGGCGAGTGTCTGGATCAAGGCCAGTGGATCCGTTACGACATTGACGGCATTGCCTCACGCAAGGTGATTGCGGGCGGCTATTTCACCTTTGTGACCCACAAGAATGGCGCGTTCTGGTCTGCCGGCAGCGGCCGGGTGCGCCACGAAGAGGGTGTGTATACCGAGTCACCGGATATGGGCACTTTTGCGCCTGAAGGCATGCGCGATTATGTCTTTACCGCGCGGCTGGAAGGCGATCTGTGGCACAACGCGCGTTTTGAAAACGGTGAGCGGGTAGAGTACGAAGTCTGGCAGCGCATTGGCGCTTAATCCTGCCAGATGGGCTCTGATGGCGCGTGTGTGGCTTTCAGTTGCGCCAGCAGCAAGGCCAGCGCCGCTTGCGGGCTGTTGAACGCCATGTCGATTTGTTGATGTGGCGCCTGCCATGGCTCGTATTCGCGCACTTGAACTTCTTGCCAGGTGGGCTGCGCGTGTCCCGGAATATTCGCCGCGCGCTCTTCAACACGTTTCTGGTGGATGGTGGCATCTGAACAGATGCATTCCACTTCAAACAGTGCGCTGTTCGCTTCAGCGGCCAGATCGCGCCAGATTTGCCGGATAAACGCCAGCGCATTGACTGCATCAACCACGACCGTCATGCCGGTCGAGAGATTCTCTGCGGTCACGGCATGCGCCACGGTGTAGCCCGCCGCGCCAATCTCTGTGCCCGCCGGGAACGCCCGGACTAGTGCCTGTTCCAGGGTATCGACCCGCACATAAACTGCCTGGATTTCACGGGCCAGCAGTCGGGCGAGGGTGGTTTTGCCGGTGCCGGGCAGGCCGCCAAATACAATCAGCATGAAAGCTCCTCAAAGCACTATTGCGCTTCATTGTAGACGGCACCAGCAAAAAGCCCGGCAGATGCCGGGCTTTGTTAGCAGCTTGAACTGGCGCTTAGCGGTGCATCAGCGCCAGAAACTCGCGGCGCAGGGTGGCGTCTTTCAGGAAGGCGCCGCGCATCACGCTGTTGGTCATCTTGGCGTCGACATCCTTCACGCCACGCCAGTGCATGCAAAAGTGATCGGCTTCCATCACGATGGCAAGGCCATCGGGCTGCAGCCGTTCTTGCAGCAAGTCAGCCACCTGGGTCACGGCTTCTTCCTGGATTTGCGGGCGGCTCATCACCCATTCAATCAGGCGGACGTATTTGGACAGGCCAATCAGATTGGAGTGTTCATTGGGCATGATGCCGACCCAGACCTTGCCAATGATCGGGCACAGGTGGTGCGAGCACGCGCTGCGTACGGTGATCGGGCCGACGATCATCAATTCGTTCAGGCGTTCAATATTGGGGAACTCGGTCACCGCCGGCATGGGCTGATAGCGGCCGTGGAAGACTTCCTTGATGAACATCTTGGCCACGCGCCGGGCGGTGTCTTGCGTGTTGTGATCGCTGTCGGTATCGATCACCAGGCTTTCCAGTACGCCGCGCAGTTTTTCCTGCACTTCTGCCTGCAGTTCGTCCAGTTCACCTTCCTTGATGAAGGCGGCGATGTTGTCGTTGGCGTGGAAGCGGGCTTTGGCCTTGGTGATGCGGGCACGGATGCGTTGCGAAACCGCGTCTGGCCTGGCTGCAGCGTATTCCGATCCTTTTTTGGGCATGACACTAACCTTTGTTTTTCAGAGCAGATCTGGTGTGAAGTTTAACTGTTTTCATCTGTCAGGTAAAAACCGGGGCAGTGAAATACCTTCATGAAAACATGACGTTTGCTTAATGTCAGGTTGCGGCAAACGTAGCGTGGCGCGGATGGATTCCGATAAATGGTTTCAATGAAATCAGGGGCTTGCGACGTATTTACAAGGGGAAGGTATCGCAATTTGTCTATTTTTTGTGCATAATCGACTGGTCTAATTGTTAGCACGCTTAGACATTTGTACAGGAATATTCTCCTGCCCCGCCTTGCGCGGGGTTTTTTATGCCCGCCGTTTACGTCGCGCTGCTTTCACGCACGATCAGTTTGACCGGCAACAGGCGTTGCGCCTGGGTCTCTTGATCCAGCAGCAAACTCATGGCCTCGTAGCCCAGGCTGGCCTTGTCGACCGCCAGCGTGGTCAGGGGTGGCGTGACGTGGGCTGCGGCGCCCAGATCATCAAAGCCCACAAACGCAATGTCTTGCGGAATGCGCAGCCCGGCTTCCCTGCAAACCCGCATGGCGGCGATGGCGGTGGCGTCGTTGTAGGCAAACACGGCGTCGGGCGGATTGGGGAGCGCCAGCAATTCACGCATGGCCAGGGGCGCGCCGTCGGCAATATCCATGCCGGGCGGGATCAAGGCTTCCAGCGCGGGGTCGGCCAGTACACCGGCATCAAACAAAGCCTGGCGATAGCCGCGTTCCCGCAGGCGGATGGAGTAATGCGCCAGCGAACCCGACAAAAATGCGATGCGCTTGCGGCCGCTGTCGATCAAATGGCGCGTTGCCAGCCAGGCGCCTTGCTGGTTGTCGGTATTCACGGCCGGCCAGCCTGGCGCGTTCATGTCAGACAGCACATGGGGCTTGCCCAGGCTTTGCAGTACGGCCAGGGTTTCCGGCTCAAAAAAACCCAGGCACAGCAGGGCGTCTGGCTCGTATTGCATGACCTGGCGCTTGACTGGCTTGCCCGGCGCGAGAGATTGCACCGTACAGGTCAGCTGGTGTTCACGGCAGAAGTGTTGTGCGCCGGCAATGACCTCTGAGTAAAACGGGTTGGCCAGCGGATCGCCATGCGCGGGGTGCAGCAGGCACAAGACTTTGCGGATCGGATCGCGGCGCAAACGGCCCTGGTCGTAACCCATTTCCTGCGCCAGCTGCACAATGCGCGCACGCGTGTCGGCCGAGAGCCCGGGCTGTTGTTTCAGCGCGCGGGATACGGTGCCAACTGAAACGCCCGCAGCGCGGGCGAGATCACGAATATTGACCGACAAGCGTCTTCCTCTCAGTGCGGATCAGGGCCAGCGCGCACAATACCGCGACTTCGCCCATTGTGGTGCACGCGCGTGGGCCTGGTCGCTTTTCAGTCACAACTGACAGGGTGGCCGGCCAGTGTGCGCAGCACTTCTCCAGAGGCATCCGTGGCAATCAATAGTGCCCGGCCTGCGGCCAGCCTGGTGCGGTATGTGCGTCCGCAGGCAACATCAAGCCAGGCTAGCGGCATATCCTGGCTGGTTTCGCTCACCGCAATCCACAGCGCGCCGTTGCCAAATACCTGTTTTTGCAGGAACACACCGGCCGGCGCTGTGTCGCGCCATTGCCAGGGCAGACTGACGCCACTGACTTGCAGTGCCTCGCGGTAGACGGCTTCCAGGGTGTCGGTGCGCTGGTTCAGTTCCAGCGGCAACGGGCACCACAAAATACGGCCTTTGCCGTGCGGGGTCTGCACAACCTGCGCCACTTCGCCTGCTTGTGCGCCGCTGCTGAGCCGGCCAATGGCCTCGCCGCCAAAGCTGGCGCGCAGCGTCTGCTGGCCCAGTATCAGGGTTTCTTCCCGGCTCAGGTTGCGCACGCTGGCGTCGGCAAAACCAATGCGGGATGTGGGCCGCCAGTATTCATCCAGCGTGGCGGGGCCAGTCAGCAAGATTGTGACGTCATGCCCGGCCAGTAGTTGCTCCAGCGCTTGCCAGGTGCGGGTATGCAGATTGTTCGGGCAGGGCAGCAGGATAAGTCTGGGGACGTCAGCAAACAGGCTGTCCAGGTCCAGATCGCTCACCGCGCGCAACGGCAGGCCCAGTTCAAAGAAACAGCTGCGGGCCAGTTGCTGGGTGGCGTCCAGTGCGGAGCGGCGGTTGCTGTAGTCGTTGCTGAACGGGTAGATGACGGCGGTTTGCGGCAAGGGTCGCTCTGCAAAAGCCAGGGGCAAGTCGGCAAAAAAGCGGCCGAATTGCGGCGTGACCATGGCCTCGGGTTTCAGCGAGCCATCTGCCCGGCATGCGCCGATGTGCGACTCGTTGATGTTGTCCATGTGGTAGTTGATGTTCCAGATCCACTGGACAGCGCCGGCATTGCCGCAGGCATAGGCGTAGGCATATTTGCGTTCCAGCAGCGCCTGCAGTTCGGCTTCGTTGCGACGCGAGCGGCCGTCCGGGCGTTCGACATGCATGATGCCGGTTTCCTGGATCAGGTTCGGCTTGCCCGGCGTTTTGCTGAACAGGCTGTCCCACGCCAGGGCGTCATTGAGCCACCAGCTGTGCACGGTGGTGTAATCCACCGCGTCGGCGTAGAAGAACGGCTGCGGCCGTTGTTGTCCTAGTGCTTCATCCTGACCCACGCAGACCATAAGGTGCGGGGTGAGTGCGCGCAAAGCTCCGGCCAGATCACTGGCCCATTGCGCATGCATGGCTTGCGTGAACAGGCTGTAATCCAGCCAGATGCCGTGTTGTTTGGGCAGGATTTCCGTGTTGTTGAAGCCGACTTCTTCCGGCTGCGGTGGTAGTACGGCCTGCCAGTCCGGCAACTGGGCCGGGCTGACGTCCCAGCGCGCCTGCCAGGTAGTGATGTCCGGGTCGCGTTGCTGCAACCAGTGACGGAATGCGCTGATCTCGTGCGGGTCGCGCAGGGTGCGCGGGCCGACAAAAATACGGGCCGGATCAAACAGCGAGGGTTCGTTGATCAAATCCCAATGTACATGGGTGGTGTGGGTGTGCCGGCTGGCCACGGCCCGCAAAAAGCGCTTTTGCGCGGCGCGTGAACGCGGGTCCAGCCACGGGTTGCCGCCTTCCCAGGCTTCCGGGGTAAAAGCAAAAAAGGTGAAGCAGGTTTCCAGGCCGTGGCTGGCGGCGGTCAGGATGAATGCATCAATGGCGCGCAAGACGGCTTCACTGGCGTGGCCATCGACAAACATGACGTGGCGCCAGGCGCTCCAGATGCCGGTGCGCAGGTAATTGACGCCCATGCCGGCCAGCGTGGCCATGTCGGCGTCCCAGGTGGCCACGTTGGGCAATTGCAGGAACTTGCGATGCACGTCGCTGGCCATGTAAGTCATGCCGACAATGGGCATGGCTGTGCCATCACGTTCAAAGTAATCCCGCCCGGCCTTGAGCGGCGCGCCCGCACGCAGCAAGGCCTCATCGCGGCCCCAGAAGCCTTGTTGCAGCGTAATGGTTTCACCATGCGTGCGCAGTTGGGCCTCAATCCGGTACTGACCGGCTTGCACCGCAAACGGCAGGGTGATGCGCGCCTGCATGACGCCATCTACCGGCGTGAGGCTCACGACGTGGTCCCACACGGGGACGGTGCCGTGCGTGATGCTGATCTGTGCTTGCCATGGCTGTTGCCGCTGCACGCCCAATGCTTCGCCCTGCAGGGTCAGCGTGGCGGTTTCGCCGGGTTCGTAGCAAGAAAAGTCGGGTTTGAGCCACCACTCAGTCACGCCCGCGCTGGCGTGTTTTGCCAGCAAAGCCACTAGTTCAAGCCCGCCATCACGCCAGAAAGCGGTGTCCGGGGTGATGTTGACGAAAATCTGCCTGGCGCCCGCGCTGGCCCCGCGCAAGCGTTCAATCAGCACCACCGGGCTGGCGATGGCGTGGCCCGCAGCATCATGCGCCTGCACCAGCGGGTAAATCCGCGCATCCATAGGGCCGGCAGAACCGGAATCGGCGGGTTGATCTTTGTGCTTTGTGGGCATGAGCACAAAGCCATCGGTGTCACCGGTTGGCCCGAACAGATGGGTGTATTGCGCCAGCCAGCCGTGGCTTGCGCCTGCGCTGTGCGTCACTGCGCTGCTTGTATCCACCGCCATGATTTCGTGGATATCCAGATCCCTGAACAAGGCGGCCTGGGATGTGGTCTGTCCATCGACATCTACCGGTTGCGAAAACGCATTGCGCCCGACACTGACGAGACTGCCGCCACGCTGCACAAAAGTGCTGATCGCCGCCCATGCCGCGCGCGGAACGAACGCGCCATGCAGATGCACCAGTACGTCGCCCGTGCCGGCCTTGTGCAATGCTTTGGTCAGGCTGGCGGCATCCGGGTGGTGTACGGCATCCGGCAGGGCCTCCAGGGTGGCGTGCAGTCCGGGCAGGGTGCCGGTGTGGGCAAAGTGGGCATCAAGAAAGACGAGGGTGGTCATGGCGGGCTTCGTTCCAGTGTTCAAGTGGCATATTGATCCTGGCATGCCGGATGCAGTCCGGCATGCCAGGTGTGGCCGGCAGCGTGTTTCTTATTTCTTGCCGGCGGCGGCGAACTGCGCGTTCCAGTATTTGACGGCGTCATCCAGCGCGGCCTTGGCCGACTGGCGGCCGCTGACCGCGTTTTCCATGGCGGTAGCCAGCGCTTTGGTCATGCCAGCCTCATCGGGCAGGTCAGAGACTGAAAGCGTTCTGGCTGCGCCACCCGAGCTGGCGGCCACGGCCCGGCCGGCGCTTGCCGCATCCTTGCTGTTCTGGCCGCTCATGAAATAGCCGTCAGTCAGCGCTACTTTGGTGGACGGGAGCGTGGTTTCGGTCGCTTTGGAGAACGCCAGTTGCGCCTTGTCGCTGGTCAGGAACTTGCCCAGTTCGATCGCAGCCTCTTTGTGGGCGTAACCCTGCGGCACCGACCACATAAAGAGGTTGCCCGGCAAAATCTTGCCGGGATACGGCGCGACGCCGGTGTTGGCAAAAACGTTGGGGGCATCATTCTTGATGCGGATCAGCGCGGAGGGGGCGGTCAGGATCATGGCGTAGCGGCCGCTGCCAAAACCGGCAATTTCGCCCTCGAAGGTATCTTTGAACAGATCGGGCGGCACGCTGCCGTTTTTGACTGCGGCGGCGTA
The Silvimonas iriomotensis genome window above contains:
- a CDS encoding DUF423 domain-containing protein; this encodes MNDRHMLLAGAANMFIAVGAGAFGAHGLKTVLTPDMLAIWQTGVTYQASHGLGLLLLSALWTRFSVTLLSRAALLMLLGVVLFSGSLYALALTGIRPLGAITPFGGLCFLLAWATLVMAGWRRRG
- a CDS encoding AAA family ATPase, which encodes MLIVFGGLPGTGKTTLARLLAREIQAVYVRVDTLEQALVRAFPAGTEIGAAGYTVAHAVTAENLSTGMTVVVDAVNALAFIRQIWRDLAAEANSALFEVECICSDATIHQKRVEERAANIPGHAQPTWQEVQVREYEPWQAPHQQIDMAFNSPQAALALLLAQLKATHAPSEPIWQD
- the folE gene encoding GTP cyclohydrolase I — encoded protein: MPKKGSEYAAARPDAVSQRIRARITKAKARFHANDNIAAFIKEGELDELQAEVQEKLRGVLESLVIDTDSDHNTQDTARRVAKMFIKEVFHGRYQPMPAVTEFPNIERLNELMIVGPITVRSACSHHLCPIIGKVWVGIMPNEHSNLIGLSKYVRLIEWVMSRPQIQEEAVTQVADLLQERLQPDGLAIVMEADHFCMHWRGVKDVDAKMTNSVMRGAFLKDATLRREFLALMHR
- a CDS encoding LacI family DNA-binding transcriptional regulator, with protein sequence MSVNIRDLARAAGVSVGTVSRALKQQPGLSADTRARIVQLAQEMGYDQGRLRRDPIRKVLCLLHPAHGDPLANPFYSEVIAGAQHFCREHQLTCTVQSLAPGKPVKRQVMQYEPDALLCLGFFEPETLAVLQSLGKPHVLSDMNAPGWPAVNTDNQQGAWLATRHLIDSGRKRIAFLSGSLAHYSIRLRERGYRQALFDAGVLADPALEALIPPGMDIADGAPLAMRELLALPNPPDAVFAYNDATAIAAMRVCREAGLRIPQDIAFVGFDDLGAAAHVTPPLTTLAVDKASLGYEAMSLLLDQETQAQRLLPVKLIVRESSAT
- a CDS encoding beta-galactosidase; its protein translation is MTTLVFLDAHFAHTGTLPGLHATLEALPDAVHHPDAASLTKALHKAGTGDVLVHLHGAFVPRAAWAAISTFVQRGGSLVSVGRNAFSQPVDVDGQTTSQAALFRDLDIHEIMAVDTSSAVTHSAGASHGWLAQYTHLFGPTGDTDGFVLMPTKHKDQPADSGSAGPMDARIYPLVQAHDAAGHAIASPVVLIERLRGASAGARQIFVNITPDTAFWRDGGLELVALLAKHASAGVTEWWLKPDFSCYEPGETATLTLQGEALGVQRQQPWQAQISITHGTVPVWDHVVSLTPVDGVMQARITLPFAVQAGQYRIEAQLRTHGETITLQQGFWGRDEALLRAGAPLKAGRDYFERDGTAMPIVGMTYMASDVHRKFLQLPNVATWDADMATLAGMGVNYLRTGIWSAWRHVMFVDGHASEAVLRAIDAFILTAASHGLETCFTFFAFTPEAWEGGNPWLDPRSRAAQKRFLRAVASRHTHTTHVHWDLINEPSLFDPARIFVGPRTLRDPHEISAFRHWLQQRDPDITTWQARWDVSPAQLPDWQAVLPPQPEEVGFNNTEILPKQHGIWLDYSLFTQAMHAQWASDLAGALRALTPHLMVCVGQDEALGQQRPQPFFYADAVDYTTVHSWWLNDALAWDSLFSKTPGKPNLIQETGIMHVERPDGRSRRNEAELQALLERKYAYAYACGNAGAVQWIWNINYHMDNINESHIGACRADGSLKPEAMVTPQFGRFFADLPLAFAERPLPQTAVIYPFSNDYSNRRSALDATQQLARSCFFELGLPLRAVSDLDLDSLFADVPRLILLPCPNNLHTRTWQALEQLLAGHDVTILLTGPATLDEYWRPTSRIGFADASVRNLSREETLILGQQTLRASFGGEAIGRLSSGAQAGEVAQVVQTPHGKGRILWCPLPLELNQRTDTLEAVYREALQVSGVSLPWQWRDTAPAGVFLQKQVFGNGALWIAVSETSQDMPLAWLDVACGRTYRTRLAAGRALLIATDASGEVLRTLAGHPVSCD